The Geotalea uraniireducens Rf4 genome window below encodes:
- the uppP gene encoding undecaprenyl-diphosphatase UppP, whose amino-acid sequence MDPFHAAILGALQGLTEVLPISSSAHLILFPTFLKWPESGITFDVALHLGTFIALSLYFWQDIIELIGNFAGGLTGRGLHTPSNRLPFYIIAGTIPAALVGKTLEAPIEEIFRKSPLLIAVLLIVFGLILAFADTTGAKRWKMDRITLKFALIIGLAQCLALIPGVSRSGITITAALLIGFNRETAARFSFLLSLPIVAGAALLKVGHLVKTGIPANEVAPLLIGIATSAVFGFLSVAFLLKLVQRSSLYPFVWYRLVAGSMALVLVFIL is encoded by the coding sequence ATGGACCCGTTTCACGCAGCAATTCTCGGTGCTCTGCAGGGGTTGACCGAAGTCCTCCCCATCAGCAGTTCTGCCCACCTGATTCTTTTCCCAACCTTTCTCAAATGGCCGGAGTCGGGCATAACCTTCGATGTCGCCCTCCACCTCGGAACCTTCATCGCCCTATCGCTCTATTTCTGGCAGGATATCATCGAACTGATCGGCAACTTTGCCGGCGGCCTGACTGGCAGAGGGCTCCATACCCCGTCGAACCGCCTCCCCTTTTACATCATAGCCGGCACCATTCCTGCGGCGCTGGTGGGCAAAACCCTGGAAGCCCCCATTGAGGAGATCTTCAGAAAAAGCCCGCTGCTGATTGCGGTCTTACTCATCGTTTTCGGCCTGATCCTCGCCTTTGCCGACACAACCGGCGCAAAGCGCTGGAAAATGGACCGGATCACCCTCAAATTCGCCCTGATAATCGGCCTGGCCCAGTGCCTCGCCCTGATCCCCGGCGTTTCCCGTTCCGGCATCACCATTACTGCCGCCCTGCTGATCGGATTCAACAGGGAAACCGCAGCACGGTTCTCCTTTCTCCTGTCACTTCCGATCGTAGCCGGCGCCGCGCTGCTCAAGGTAGGGCACCTGGTCAAGACCGGTATTCCGGCCAACGAGGTTGCGCCGCTTTTGATCGGCATTGCCACCTCGGCGGTTTTCGGCTTTTTGAGCGTTGCCTTCCTCCTCAAACTCGTGCAGCGGAGCTCGCTCTACCCCTTTGTCTGGTACCGGCTGGTTGCCGGCTCCATGGCGCTGGTGTTGGTCTTTATTCTCTGA
- a CDS encoding D-alanyl-D-alanine carboxypeptidase family protein codes for MIVRIMLLATLMLAAGNGGAAEVPDPFPRMASAYLVQIQGKTVWARRPVRRLPQASLTKIMTAILVLERCKLDEVVTVSRRAAGETGSRIGLRVGERFRLEDLLAAMLVASANDACHALADHLAGSEERFVALMNARARGLGLDNSRFANACGHDAPNHYSTARDLAILAETALKNPAFGRLVSSKRLKIRTVDRRRAFSLVNRNKLLGRSVGVSGVKTGYTENAGRCLVALAERDGTRVLLVLLNAPHRFRDAVVMIERAFAVAPPGRFGNRSTAPFSNRSGHHQ; via the coding sequence ATGATAGTCCGCATCATGCTGCTGGCGACACTCATGCTGGCGGCGGGGAATGGTGGGGCGGCCGAGGTGCCCGACCCGTTTCCGCGGATGGCATCGGCGTACCTGGTGCAGATCCAGGGGAAGACGGTCTGGGCTCGCCGACCCGTGCGTCGGTTGCCGCAGGCCAGCCTGACCAAGATCATGACCGCCATTTTGGTGCTGGAACGGTGCAAACTTGATGAGGTGGTGACCGTCTCCAGGCGGGCGGCAGGGGAGACCGGCAGTCGTATCGGTCTTCGCGTCGGGGAAAGGTTTCGGCTGGAGGACCTTCTGGCGGCGATGCTGGTGGCGTCGGCCAACGATGCCTGTCATGCCCTCGCCGACCATCTGGCCGGGAGCGAGGAGCGGTTCGTTGCCCTGATGAATGCCCGGGCGAGGGGCCTCGGCCTTGACAACAGCCGCTTTGCCAATGCCTGCGGCCACGATGCGCCGAACCACTACTCCACGGCCCGCGACCTGGCCATCCTGGCCGAAACCGCCCTGAAAAATCCCGCCTTTGGCCGGCTCGTCTCCAGCAAGCGGCTGAAGATCCGCACCGTCGACAGGAGGCGCGCCTTTTCGCTGGTAAACAGGAATAAGCTGCTGGGGCGCTCCGTCGGCGTCAGCGGCGTAAAAACCGGCTATACGGAAAATGCGGGGCGATGCCTGGTGGCCCTGGCCGAGCGGGACGGCACCCGGGTCCTGCTGGTCCTGCTCAATGCGCCTCACCGCTTTCGGGACGCCGTCGTCATGATCGAGCGGGCCTTCGCCGTTGCTCCGCCTGGCCGGTTCGGCAACCGTTCGACCGCTCCCTTTTCCAATCGGAGCGGTCATCATCAATAG
- a CDS encoding DUF2062 domain-containing protein, whose protein sequence is MLDKEKWKKKFMAILSLDSHPGHISAGFAVGVFISFTPFFGLHTPLAIAAAFILRLNKLTCITGAWINTPITVIPILGLSYKLGRVLRGLPPGELHLKGLEWHYLEKHATSLLLGSSILGFIAAILSYFACYYLVVRFRQKDESLAELTQEMEVVGEEIE, encoded by the coding sequence TTGCTCGATAAGGAAAAATGGAAAAAGAAGTTTATGGCGATCCTTTCGCTGGACAGTCATCCGGGGCATATCTCCGCCGGGTTTGCTGTCGGGGTCTTCATAAGTTTCACCCCTTTTTTCGGCCTCCATACCCCCCTTGCCATTGCCGCCGCCTTTATCCTCCGCCTCAACAAGCTCACCTGCATCACCGGCGCCTGGATCAACACGCCGATAACCGTAATCCCGATCCTGGGGTTGAGCTACAAACTGGGGAGGGTGCTCCGTGGTCTGCCACCGGGTGAATTGCATTTGAAGGGACTGGAGTGGCATTACCTGGAAAAACACGCTACCTCACTGCTGCTCGGCAGTTCCATCCTCGGCTTTATTGCAGCAATCCTCTCTTATTTCGCCTGCTACTACCTGGTGGTCAGATTCAGACAGAAAGACGAAAGCCTGGCAGAGCTTACTCAGGAAATGGAAGTGGTCGGGGAAGAGATAGAATAA
- a CDS encoding inorganic phosphate transporter, protein MPEVTLVMLVLVIAASLLFDYINGFHDTANAIATCVSTRALSIRSAIIMAAGLNFAGAMISTKVAATIGKGIVDASNITQMVVLAGVTGAIIWDLITWYYGLPSSSSHAIIGGIMGSVIAHAGMSALHWTGLKTIILALLVSPVLGTLLGFIFMVLMMWSFRNKSPYGLNKSFRKLQILSAAFMAFSHGTADAQKSMGVITMALVSYGTLSTFAVPTWVKIACAVAMAFGTAAGGWRIIKTVGRDFVKLQPVHGFCVETASAGVILGASAMGMPTSTTHVITSAILGVGLSKRMSAVNWGIASRILVAWVLTIPASGAVAFVTYMVLSPFLGK, encoded by the coding sequence ATGCCTGAGGTAACACTGGTAATGCTCGTCCTGGTGATAGCCGCATCGCTACTCTTCGACTACATCAACGGCTTCCACGATACTGCCAATGCCATCGCCACCTGCGTCTCCACCCGCGCCCTTTCCATACGGAGCGCCATAATCATGGCTGCGGGGCTGAACTTTGCCGGCGCCATGATCTCCACCAAGGTGGCGGCGACCATCGGCAAGGGGATCGTCGATGCCAGCAATATCACCCAGATGGTGGTGTTGGCCGGGGTTACCGGCGCGATCATCTGGGACCTGATAACCTGGTATTACGGCCTCCCTTCATCATCTTCCCATGCCATCATCGGCGGCATCATGGGTTCGGTGATTGCCCATGCCGGTATGTCCGCCCTCCACTGGACAGGCCTGAAAACGATCATCCTCGCCCTGCTGGTCTCCCCCGTCCTCGGTACGCTGCTCGGCTTTATCTTCATGGTGCTGATGATGTGGAGCTTCAGAAACAAATCCCCCTATGGTCTGAACAAGTCCTTCAGGAAACTGCAAATACTGTCTGCCGCATTCATGGCTTTTTCCCACGGCACCGCCGATGCACAGAAATCCATGGGTGTTATCACCATGGCGCTGGTGAGCTATGGGACACTTAGCACCTTTGCCGTTCCCACCTGGGTGAAGATCGCCTGTGCTGTTGCCATGGCCTTTGGTACTGCGGCAGGGGGGTGGCGCATCATCAAGACCGTCGGTCGGGATTTCGTTAAGCTGCAACCGGTGCACGGCTTCTGCGTCGAGACCGCTTCCGCCGGGGTCATTTTAGGCGCCTCAGCTATGGGGATGCCGACCAGCACCACCCACGTGATAACGTCAGCGATCCTCGGGGTCGGGCTGTCGAAAAGGATGTCCGCCGTCAACTGGGGGATAGCCTCCCGTATTCTCGTTGCATGGGTCCTTACCATTCCCGCTTCTGGTGCAGTGGCATTTGTCACTTATATGGTGTTGAGTCCGTTTCTGGGCAAATAA
- a CDS encoding DUF898 family protein yields MPRVTIICPHCSFSREMDDAAIPAGVTRATCPKCRQGFGLSEAIRPLAVVSPPQPPLAQAAPPPLEPPAAVPKPNVPPNPRPKTLRFSFSGNARDYFGIWIVNTLLKIVTVGIYSAWAKVRKRRYFYGNTMLNNTVFEYLAEPMALFKGWLIAATFFLLYSVGSKVNPMLASVLGIVFFIGTPWLIVRSRVFNMRNSAHRNIRFTFQPDYREAYVVFAGLPFLIPFTLGFIVPYMVYRQKKFFVEQSGYGRTRCTFDATVKEFYLVFLKAAGGFVLLIAGLILAAYFLSATFRELSPLFLDGSGLDKKTQQKGAVAMVFIIFAVLNLFYIYFAVYVQTALANLTWGGTRIRNSRFSSTLRVRDMAWLYLSSAAAIFLSLGLLIPWASIRITRYRLKNLSLNLNDDMEGFLGWGHAGVGSAGEEIGDMFGIDVGL; encoded by the coding sequence ATGCCGCGCGTAACGATTATTTGCCCGCATTGCAGTTTTAGCCGCGAAATGGATGATGCTGCGATCCCCGCCGGGGTGACCAGGGCCACCTGCCCCAAATGCCGGCAAGGATTTGGCTTGAGCGAAGCAATCAGGCCACTGGCTGTTGTTTCACCGCCACAGCCGCCTCTCGCACAAGCTGCACCGCCCCCCCTTGAGCCTCCGGCCGCAGTTCCCAAGCCAAATGTACCGCCGAACCCCCGCCCGAAGACCCTCCGCTTCTCCTTCTCAGGCAACGCCCGCGACTACTTCGGCATCTGGATCGTCAATACCCTGCTGAAGATCGTCACCGTCGGCATCTACTCGGCCTGGGCCAAGGTCCGCAAACGCCGCTACTTCTACGGCAATACCATGCTCAACAATACCGTCTTCGAGTATCTGGCCGAACCCATGGCCCTCTTCAAGGGGTGGCTCATCGCCGCAACCTTCTTCCTCCTCTATTCAGTCGGCTCGAAAGTGAACCCCATGCTCGCAAGCGTACTCGGCATCGTCTTCTTCATCGGCACGCCGTGGCTGATCGTCCGCTCCCGCGTCTTCAACATGCGCAACTCGGCGCACCGCAACATCCGCTTCACGTTCCAGCCCGACTATCGCGAGGCCTATGTCGTCTTTGCCGGGCTCCCGTTCCTCATCCCGTTCACACTGGGGTTTATCGTCCCCTACATGGTATACCGCCAGAAGAAGTTCTTTGTCGAGCAGAGCGGCTACGGCAGGACCCGCTGCACCTTCGACGCCACTGTCAAAGAGTTCTACCTGGTTTTCCTCAAAGCGGCCGGCGGGTTTGTCCTGCTGATTGCCGGCTTGATCCTGGCCGCATACTTTCTCTCCGCAACCTTCCGGGAACTTTCGCCGCTTTTCCTGGATGGCAGCGGCCTGGACAAGAAGACCCAGCAAAAAGGCGCTGTCGCCATGGTCTTCATCATTTTCGCCGTCCTGAACCTCTTCTACATCTATTTCGCGGTCTACGTCCAGACAGCCCTGGCGAACCTCACCTGGGGCGGGACGCGCATCAGGAACAGCCGGTTTTCCAGCACCCTCAGGGTCCGCGACATGGCCTGGCTCTACTTATCCAGCGCGGCCGCGATATTTCTTTCCCTGGGGCTCCTCATCCCATGGGCCTCCATCAGAATAACCCGTTACCGCTTGAAAAACCTCTCTCTCAACCTCAACGACGACATGGAGGGATTCCTGGGTTGGGGACATGCGGGAGTCGGCTCCGCCGGAGAGGAGATCGGCGATATGTTCGGCATCGACGTGGGGCTATGA
- a CDS encoding ISL3-like element ISGur7 family transposase — protein MNPEDLFGAALGIAIPWKVTSVDFNKKSSRLDITIDFQRGATFPCPVCGTLSPVHDTTEKEWRHLNFFQYEAYLHARVPRVKCPNSDCGVKLVQVPWARAGSGFTLLFEALAMTMARDLPVKVMSRLFAVTDTRLWRLIQSYVEKARAAEDFSEVKRVGADETFAGRSHDEKFVTFFFDLDMHKLLFGTTGKDNETVKSFVADLKSHGGDPDSITDAAIDMSKAFIKGVKEQLPHAVVTFDKFHVIKLMNDKLSKIRAQEARLFPEILKKSRNLFLKNPENLTPEEEQRLDAIITSQSLRSTEAYMHKLNLQNVYFASSRTEAETLLTKWHRKAAASSIQLIKNMAESVKEHWDGILAHFESGLTSGFIEGINSLIQSAKTRARGYRNPDNLICMAYLVAGKLNLKSLFPLPT, from the coding sequence ATGAATCCTGAAGATCTTTTTGGTGCTGCTCTTGGAATTGCCATCCCGTGGAAGGTTACCTCTGTTGACTTCAACAAGAAGTCAAGTCGTTTGGACATAACCATCGACTTCCAGCGGGGAGCCACCTTTCCCTGTCCGGTCTGCGGAACGTTGTCACCAGTCCATGACACCACGGAGAAAGAGTGGCGGCATCTGAATTTCTTCCAGTACGAAGCCTACCTTCATGCGCGTGTTCCACGGGTAAAGTGCCCTAACAGCGACTGCGGCGTGAAGTTGGTCCAGGTACCCTGGGCTCGCGCAGGCTCAGGATTTACGCTGCTGTTTGAGGCCCTGGCCATGACCATGGCTCGTGATTTGCCGGTGAAGGTCATGAGCAGGCTGTTTGCCGTTACCGATACCCGTCTATGGCGGTTGATTCAATCCTATGTCGAGAAGGCAAGGGCCGCAGAAGACTTCTCCGAGGTGAAGAGGGTCGGTGCGGATGAAACCTTTGCCGGGCGCAGTCATGACGAGAAATTCGTCACCTTCTTCTTCGACCTCGACATGCATAAGCTCTTGTTCGGCACGACGGGAAAGGACAACGAAACAGTCAAGAGCTTCGTCGCGGACCTTAAGTCACATGGCGGCGATCCTGATAGCATCACAGACGCTGCTATTGACATGTCCAAGGCATTCATAAAGGGTGTCAAAGAGCAGTTGCCCCATGCCGTGGTCACCTTCGATAAATTCCACGTCATCAAGCTTATGAACGATAAGCTTAGTAAGATAAGGGCTCAAGAAGCCAGGTTATTTCCTGAAATCCTGAAAAAGAGCAGAAACCTGTTCCTCAAAAATCCAGAGAACCTGACACCGGAAGAGGAACAGCGCCTGGATGCCATTATCACCAGTCAAAGCTTAAGGAGTACGGAAGCTTACATGCACAAGCTGAACCTTCAGAACGTCTATTTTGCTTCAAGCCGAACGGAGGCAGAAACCCTGTTGACCAAATGGCATCGGAAAGCCGCCGCAAGCTCAATCCAACTCATCAAGAACATGGCCGAATCTGTAAAAGAGCATTGGGATGGCATTCTGGCACATTTTGAAAGCGGCCTGACTAGCGGCTTCATTGAGGGCATCAACAGCCTAATTCAATCAGCCAAAACTCGGGCACGAGGCTATCGGAATCCTGACAACTTGATCTGCATGGCTTATCTGGTTGCAGGCAAGCTCAACCTAAAGTCGCTATTCCCTCTACCCACTTGA
- the proB gene encoding glutamate 5-kinase codes for MRKEILKKVKRIVIKIGSRVLTCDDNGLDSALIGGLAGEVSHFRKKGYEIVIVSSGAVAAGRKELGLGDRPRTIPQKQAAAAIGQSKLMRAYEEAFAGHEIKVAQLLLTRDDLANRLRFLNARATIDTLLDCGIIPIINENDTVVVDEIKFGDNDNLSALVTNLVEAQLLVILTDIDGFYSADPRTDPDARLIHLVSAITREVERAAGGSASTVGTGGMATKVAAAKKVGKSGVSTLMINGKTPGNLERALTGDEVGTLFLPADTSLNRRKHWIAYTLRPVGRIIVDNGAREVLARHGRSLLPSGVVRVEGKFDRGACVRVCGPDGTEFARGIADYSSREIELIHGRKSGEIEQILGYRYGDDIIHRDNLVVL; via the coding sequence ATGCGCAAAGAAATCCTGAAAAAGGTAAAACGGATCGTCATCAAGATCGGCAGCCGTGTCCTGACCTGCGATGACAACGGCCTTGACAGCGCGCTTATCGGCGGGCTGGCCGGCGAGGTTTCCCATTTTCGCAAAAAAGGCTACGAGATAGTCATCGTTTCCTCCGGCGCTGTGGCTGCGGGGAGGAAGGAGCTGGGGCTGGGAGACCGGCCGCGCACCATCCCCCAGAAACAGGCTGCTGCCGCTATCGGCCAGTCAAAACTGATGCGCGCCTATGAAGAGGCGTTTGCCGGCCACGAGATCAAGGTGGCGCAGCTGCTCCTGACCCGGGACGATCTCGCCAACCGGCTCCGCTTCCTCAATGCCCGCGCCACCATCGATACCCTCCTTGACTGCGGCATCATCCCCATCATCAATGAAAACGACACTGTGGTGGTGGACGAGATAAAGTTCGGCGACAACGACAACCTGTCGGCCCTGGTCACCAACCTGGTCGAGGCCCAGCTACTCGTCATTCTTACCGATATCGACGGTTTTTACAGCGCCGATCCCCGCACCGATCCCGATGCCCGGCTGATTCACCTGGTCAGTGCCATTACCCGGGAGGTGGAGCGCGCCGCCGGCGGCAGCGCTTCCACTGTCGGCACAGGAGGCATGGCGACCAAGGTGGCCGCTGCCAAGAAGGTGGGGAAGTCGGGCGTGTCGACGCTCATGATCAACGGCAAGACGCCGGGAAACCTGGAGCGGGCACTGACAGGGGACGAGGTCGGCACCCTGTTCCTGCCGGCCGATACCAGTCTCAACCGGCGCAAGCACTGGATCGCCTATACGCTCCGGCCGGTGGGCAGAATCATCGTCGATAACGGTGCGCGCGAGGTGCTGGCCCGGCACGGCAGGAGCCTCCTCCCGTCCGGCGTGGTCCGGGTGGAGGGTAAATTCGACCGCGGCGCCTGCGTCAGGGTCTGCGGCCCGGACGGGACGGAATTCGCCCGTGGCATCGCCGATTATTCCAGCCGGGAGATAGAGCTGATCCATGGCCGCAAGAGCGGGGAGATCGAGCAGATTTTAGGCTACCGCTACGGGGACGACATAATACATAGAGATAACCTAGTGGTTCTGTAA
- a CDS encoding sll1863 family stress response protein, with protein sequence MDTKEEYRKKLEEQLKEWKEKIETLETKAVHLTAGAKSQLTREIDELLQKKEVLKEKWNALQKASGEEWESMKGGMDKASAELKSALDRVASHFKKQ encoded by the coding sequence ATGGACACAAAGGAGGAGTACCGGAAGAAGCTGGAAGAGCAGCTCAAAGAATGGAAGGAGAAGATCGAAACGCTGGAAACTAAAGCCGTACATTTAACTGCGGGGGCAAAGTCCCAGCTGACCAGGGAGATCGACGAACTGCTTCAGAAAAAAGAGGTGTTGAAGGAGAAATGGAACGCCTTGCAGAAGGCGAGCGGCGAGGAATGGGAGTCGATGAAGGGGGGAATGGACAAAGCCAGTGCCGAATTGAAAAGCGCCCTGGACCGGGTTGCATCGCATTTTAAGAAGCAGTAG
- the ltrA gene encoding group II intron reverse transcriptase/maturase: MTTGAAEGRVGIPGASPEGSGWKPREKGRGAANVTGRKAAHWPEAATGLMEKIVSRGNMMAAYSRVMRNKGAPGVDNMPVTALKGYLQEEWPRIREELLTGTYHPQPVRKVEIPKPGGGTRMLGIPTVLDRLIQQAVHQVLSPLFDPGFSISSHGFRPGRSAHQAIKAARKYVESGLRWVVDIDLEKFFDRVHHDTLMSLVKRKVGDRLVLSLIDSYLKAGILEGGVTSPRLEGTPQGGPLSPLLSNILLDELDKKLERRGHKFCRYADDANIYVATRRSGERVMASITGYLSERLKLTVNQGKSAVDRPWKRSFLSYSMTRHRKPRLTVAKKAAARLKANLKTIFRRGRGQNIQTTVEETTPKLRGWLNYFRYAEVKGIFEELDGWLRRKLRRILWKQWKRPKTRAKKLMRRGLSEATAWRSATNGRGPWWNAGAAHMNKAVPKFYFDKLGLVSLIDQLHRLQRTS; encoded by the coding sequence ATGACGACAGGAGCAGCAGAAGGCCGGGTTGGGATACCCGGCGCCAGCCCGGAGGGTAGCGGTTGGAAACCGCGAGAGAAAGGGAGAGGTGCGGCAAACGTCACGGGAAGGAAAGCAGCTCACTGGCCGGAAGCGGCAACGGGACTGATGGAGAAGATCGTCAGTCGCGGCAACATGATGGCGGCATACTCACGGGTAATGCGCAACAAGGGAGCGCCCGGCGTCGATAACATGCCGGTAACGGCCCTGAAGGGCTACCTACAGGAGGAATGGCCGCGCATCAGAGAAGAACTGCTGACGGGAACGTATCACCCGCAACCGGTGCGGAAAGTAGAAATTCCCAAACCGGGAGGCGGCACACGGATGCTGGGAATTCCCACCGTCCTTGACCGACTCATTCAGCAGGCGGTGCATCAAGTTTTGAGCCCGCTGTTCGACCCTGGTTTCTCCATAAGTTCCCACGGGTTTCGCCCTGGACGGAGCGCCCATCAAGCGATCAAGGCAGCTCGGAAGTATGTAGAGAGCGGCCTTAGGTGGGTGGTTGACATTGACCTTGAGAAATTTTTCGACCGAGTCCACCACGACACCCTTATGTCGCTGGTGAAACGCAAGGTTGGAGACCGTCTGGTGCTGTCCCTTATCGACAGCTACCTTAAGGCAGGGATACTTGAAGGAGGAGTGACGTCACCCCGGTTGGAAGGCACGCCGCAAGGCGGGCCTCTCTCGCCGCTGCTGTCCAACATCCTCCTCGACGAACTGGACAAGAAACTGGAAAGAAGGGGCCATAAGTTCTGCCGCTATGCCGACGACGCAAATATCTATGTTGCAACGAGGAGAAGCGGCGAGCGTGTCATGGCCTCAATTACCGGCTACCTGTCCGAGCGGCTCAAGCTCACGGTCAACCAGGGCAAAAGCGCGGTTGACCGTCCGTGGAAAAGGTCGTTTCTGAGTTACAGCATGACCCGGCACCGCAAACCGCGGCTTACCGTGGCCAAGAAAGCGGCTGCCAGGCTCAAGGCCAACCTCAAGACGATCTTTAGGCGGGGAAGGGGTCAGAACATCCAAACCACCGTTGAAGAGACAACCCCGAAACTTAGGGGTTGGTTAAACTACTTTCGGTACGCGGAAGTAAAAGGCATCTTCGAGGAACTGGACGGATGGCTGAGACGTAAACTGCGTCGCATTCTCTGGAAGCAGTGGAAGCGCCCCAAGACGCGAGCAAAGAAACTGATGCGGCGGGGATTATCGGAGGCAACTGCATGGCGGTCGGCCACAAACGGCCGCGGCCCCTGGTGGAATGCAGGGGCCGCGCATATGAACAAAGCTGTTCCGAAATTCTACTTCGACAAACTGGGGCTGGTATCACTCATAGACCAGCTTCACCGACTTCAACGTACTTCATGA
- the radC gene encoding RadC family protein translates to MSGGIKQWPEDERPREKLLKRGAKALSDAELLALIIGTGDSSSGRSALDIGREMLQDFGGLRNLAHATASEICRIKGAGPAKAACIKAALELANRYGARRFESLERFTSPSQVFEHFHHEFRDHRKEYFLTLLLDGKNRILKRVQISEGSLNQSIVHPREVFNQAVRESAAAIILVHNHPTGDPTPSREDIDITRRLREAGDLLGIKVLDHIIIGDGSFLSFVDRGMM, encoded by the coding sequence ATGTCTGGAGGAATCAAGCAGTGGCCTGAAGATGAACGGCCAAGGGAAAAGCTTCTCAAACGGGGCGCAAAAGCATTGAGCGACGCGGAACTGCTGGCACTGATCATCGGCACTGGCGATTCTTCCAGCGGCCGGAGCGCCCTCGACATCGGCAGGGAGATGCTGCAGGACTTCGGTGGCCTGCGCAACCTGGCCCACGCCACCGCCAGCGAGATCTGCCGGATCAAGGGAGCAGGACCGGCCAAGGCCGCCTGCATCAAGGCGGCGCTGGAACTGGCCAACCGATATGGCGCCCGCCGTTTCGAAAGCCTTGAACGCTTCACCTCTCCGAGCCAGGTCTTCGAGCACTTCCACCACGAATTTCGCGACCATCGCAAGGAATACTTCCTCACTCTCCTTCTCGACGGCAAAAATCGCATCCTCAAACGGGTGCAGATCTCCGAGGGCTCCCTCAACCAGAGTATCGTCCACCCCCGCGAGGTCTTCAACCAGGCCGTCCGCGAGTCAGCCGCCGCCATCATCCTCGTTCACAATCACCCTACCGGCGATCCGACCCCGAGCCGCGAAGACATCGACATCACCCGCAGACTAAGGGAGGCGGGAGACCTGCTCGGCATCAAGGTGCTCGACCATATCATCATCGGTGACGGCTCTTTTCTCAGCTTTGTCGATAGGGGAATGATGTGA
- a CDS encoding DUF47 domain-containing protein yields MFGLIPKDEKFFIMFKEMTSNIIEGAELLKDMLDNFHDPVTSQRRIKDIEHKGDSLTHDIIKKLNKSFVTPFDREDIYALSAALDDILDLIDASAQRVVMYNVEKPTPEAKELAFLILKSCQTIDKTVALLGGKLEPISAYCVEVNALENEADRVCREAISRLFDEEKDPIQLIKWKEIYETLERATDKCEDAANILESVVVKNA; encoded by the coding sequence ATGTTTGGGCTGATTCCCAAGGACGAAAAATTTTTTATCATGTTCAAGGAGATGACCAGTAACATCATAGAAGGTGCCGAACTGTTGAAGGATATGCTGGATAACTTCCATGACCCGGTCACCAGCCAGCGGCGGATCAAGGATATTGAACACAAGGGTGATTCCCTGACTCACGACATCATAAAGAAATTGAACAAGAGCTTTGTCACCCCCTTTGACCGGGAAGACATTTATGCCCTTTCCGCGGCCCTCGATGATATCCTCGACCTGATCGATGCCTCAGCCCAGCGGGTGGTCATGTACAACGTGGAAAAGCCGACGCCGGAAGCAAAGGAGCTGGCTTTCCTCATCCTCAAGTCCTGCCAGACCATCGACAAGACCGTGGCGCTTCTGGGCGGCAAGCTGGAGCCGATCAGCGCATACTGTGTCGAGGTGAACGCCCTGGAGAACGAGGCGGACCGTGTCTGTCGCGAGGCGATCAGCCGCCTGTTCGACGAGGAAAAAGACCCGATTCAGCTCATCAAGTGGAAGGAGATTTACGAAACCCTGGAAAGGGCCACGGATAAGTGCGAAGATGCGGCAAACATCCTGGAAAGCGTGGTGGTAAAAAATGCCTGA